The following DNA comes from Buttiauxella agrestis.
GACTGCAGGCTTTGCGAATGCGGCCGAGGAAGTTAACACCACACAGGCAAAAGAGCTGATGAAAATCGGCGCTGTTTCATCCGGATCAGCCTATACCATGAATGATGTGGACGATCAGATTCGTATGAAGGCAGACGCGGCAGGAGCCAGCAGCTATCGTATTACCAGCGTGGGCGGAAATAATCTGCTGCATGGAACGGCCACCCTCTATCGCTAATTTCCTGTTATTCTATGCAATAACGCCGGATACGAAGGCGGGCGATATCGCATCTGATAATCTGCACAGGCATGGCTGTG
Coding sequences within:
- a CDS encoding YdgH/BhsA/McbA-like domain containing protein; its protein translation is MKTSNIIRTSLSALILATAGFANAAEEVNTTQAKELMKIGAVSSGSAYTMNDVDDQIRMKADAAGASSYRITSVGGNNLLHGTATLYR